One part of the Lytechinus pictus isolate F3 Inbred chromosome 3, Lp3.0, whole genome shotgun sequence genome encodes these proteins:
- the LOC129256488 gene encoding uncharacterized protein LOC129256488: protein MHLYLQGEDATTLSLVQRPWFRYARPHTNMDSSRSTTAAQAAGSSSSSSPSSGARSRHGARARNSFSYQPPHKRAPTEKVVTALLNGDLDAHAKNFARHLSGSRGAEDQSQLCLLLDALDVLSSREKPIYCQLVQRLAEELLFECIDYLCSTITGVGRVHLDVKLYNVIRLLWVSCLYAPALHHLAGYFRELLIPYHGILLACCRSLRRSLSTCSDSSTTTSGTYSRDLNSDGDALVSKDSVMGVAICTLSVLYNNLMMVHNRDVMEYCCQMGIFGIIVSLLRRTRQVMVGEACLRILDLACEHGGTMARTLLRDHQVMREAANLWHFMLRHDLVTKSGFQIAELIARLSEYLRHGSKGYAGSSGFAAAAPSQHGSHSKPEKATFLYRCSQIKMVLWCSSPNCALSEESTGQKLKMCARCRLMMYCSQDCQSYHWTNGHRERCGSRNRKSAREQEDVS, encoded by the coding sequence ATGCATCTCTACCTACAGGGTGAAGATGCAACTACTCTCTCCCTAGTACAACGCCCCTGGTTCCGATATGCCAGACCTCATACCAATATGGACTCGAGCCGATCGACGACGGCGGCCCAAGCCGCTGgaagtagcagcagtagcagcccATCTTCAGGTGCCCGAAGCCGACATGGGGCGCGAGCCAGAAATTCGTTTTCGTATCAACCACCACATAAGAGAGCACCGACGGAAAAAGTTGTTACAGCGCTCCTGAATGGGGACTTGGACGCGCATGCCAAAAATTTCGCACGGCACCTTAGTGGATCTCGTGGGGCAGAGGACCAATCGCAACTGTGCTTGCTCTTGGACGCCTTAGACGTTCTCAGCTCACGCGAAAAACCTATCTACTGTCAATTGGTACAGAGGTTAGCTGAAGAATTGCTATTTGAATGCATTGATTATCTATGCAGCACAATTACGGGTGTCGGACGTGTGCACCTGGATGTTAAACTTTATAACGTTATACGATTGCTGTGGGTGTCATGTCTGTATGCACCCGCTCTTCATCATCTCGCGGGTTACTTCCGCGAGTTGCTTATACCTTATCATGGAATCCTGTTAGCATGTTGCCGATCCCTTCGCCGTTCCCTGAGTACATGTAGTGACTCCTCGACGACTACTTCAGGAACGTACAGTCGTGATTTAAACAGCGATGGTGATGCCCTTGTAAGTAAGGACAGCGTGATGGGTGTGGCCATATGCACTCTTAGTGTTCTATACAACAATTTGATGATGGTCCACAATCGAGACGTGATGGAATATTGTTGCCAAATGGGAATCTTCGGCATCATCGTTTCACTTCTCAGGCGGACGCGTCAGGTCATGGTTGGTGAAGCTTGTCTTCGGATCCTTGACCTCGCCTGTGAGCACGGTGGCACTATGGCACGGACACTACTTCGTGATCACCAGGTCATGCGCGAGGCGGCCAACCTTTGGCACTTCATGCTTAGACACGACCTTGTCACAAAATCGGGCTTCCAAATCGCTGAACTCATCGCTCGTCTCAGTGAGTATCTTCGCCATGGAAGCAAAGGTTACGCTGGATCTAGTGGGTTTGCTGCTGCAGCTCCGAGCCAACACGGGTCTCATTCAAAACCGGAGAAAGCGACATTTCTTTATCGATGCTCGCAAATAAAGATGGTGCTATGGTGTTCTTCGCCAAACTGTGCTCTCTCCGAAGAATCCACAGGTCAAAAACTGAAGATGTGTGCGCGCTGCCGATTAATGATGTATTGCAGTCAAGACTGCCAGTCTTACCACTGGACTAACGGACATCGTGAACGATGTGGAAGTCGAAATCGTAAAAGTGCACGAGAGCAAGAAGACGTATCGTAG